One part of the Thiothrix nivea DSM 5205 genome encodes these proteins:
- the glmU gene encoding bifunctional UDP-N-acetylglucosamine diphosphorylase/glucosamine-1-phosphate N-acetyltransferase GlmU, whose amino-acid sequence MNIFPIILAAGQGTRMRSSLPKVLHPVAGRPMLQHVVDACSALQSRNVACHMAIVYGHGGDLVRERIQGENLNWVVQSVQKGTGHAVSQAIHLVDADDVVLVAYGDVPLIRSATLQGLAQGLQDSSLCILTTGLAEPKGYGRIVRNAEGQVQAIVEEKDATDEQRLIREVNTGFIAARGRDLKRWLQHITPQNAQGEYYLTDCVGLAVAEGGSINTVSCADPVEVEGANNRVQLARLERACQQRQVEKLMLDGATVADPARLDIRGEVEVGQDVFLDINVVLIGKVKLGNNVVIDANCVIENAEIGDNTHVKSHSVIENTVIAENCDIGPFARLRPGTVLAAKAKIGNFVETKKAHIGKGSKVNHLSYIGDTEMGDDVNIGAGTITCNYDGANKHKTIIGDKVFVGSCTQLVAPVTVGEGATIGAGSTITKDAPAGELTLSRAKQMTLKGWQRPVKEKK is encoded by the coding sequence ATGAATATTTTTCCAATTATCCTCGCAGCGGGTCAAGGTACCCGGATGCGTTCCTCTCTGCCAAAAGTGCTGCATCCAGTTGCTGGCAGGCCAATGTTACAACATGTGGTTGATGCCTGTTCTGCTTTGCAAAGCCGCAACGTGGCTTGCCACATGGCGATTGTTTACGGTCATGGCGGTGACCTCGTGCGTGAACGCATTCAGGGCGAAAACCTCAATTGGGTGGTGCAATCGGTGCAAAAAGGCACTGGCCATGCGGTCAGCCAGGCTATCCACTTGGTGGATGCTGATGATGTCGTGTTGGTTGCCTACGGCGATGTCCCGTTGATCCGCTCTGCCACTTTGCAGGGGCTGGCACAGGGTTTGCAGGATTCCTCTTTGTGCATCCTGACCACCGGGTTGGCGGAACCCAAAGGCTACGGGCGCATCGTGCGCAATGCTGAAGGGCAGGTACAGGCAATTGTGGAAGAGAAGGACGCTACCGACGAGCAACGTTTGATCCGTGAAGTGAATACCGGTTTTATCGCCGCGCGTGGCAGGGATCTGAAACGCTGGTTGCAACACATTACCCCACAAAATGCCCAGGGCGAATACTACCTGACCGATTGCGTCGGCTTGGCAGTAGCGGAAGGCGGCAGCATCAATACGGTGTCATGCGCTGACCCGGTGGAAGTGGAGGGTGCTAACAACCGCGTGCAGCTTGCCCGATTGGAACGCGCATGCCAGCAACGTCAGGTCGAAAAGCTGATGCTGGATGGCGCGACGGTTGCTGACCCTGCCCGTTTGGACATCCGTGGCGAAGTGGAAGTCGGCCAGGACGTTTTTCTGGACATTAACGTCGTCCTGATTGGCAAGGTCAAGCTTGGCAATAACGTGGTGATTGACGCCAACTGCGTGATCGAGAATGCGGAGATCGGTGATAACACCCACGTGAAGTCTCATTCGGTGATTGAAAATACCGTGATTGCGGAAAACTGCGACATTGGCCCATTTGCCCGCCTGCGCCCCGGAACTGTGCTGGCAGCCAAGGCCAAAATCGGCAATTTCGTTGAAACCAAGAAAGCCCATATCGGCAAGGGTAGCAAGGTCAATCACCTGAGCTACATCGGCGACACCGAGATGGGAGATGATGTCAATATTGGTGCAGGTACGATTACCTGTAACTATGATGGTGCCAACAAGCACAAGACCATCATCGGCGATAAGGTGTTTGTCGGTTCCTGCACCCAACTGGTTGCGCCTGTCACTGTTGGCGAGGGAGCCACCATCGGCGCAGGCTCGACCATCACCAAAGATGCCCCGGCAGGCGAGCTTACCCTGTCCCGCGCCAAACAAATGACCTTGAAAGGCTGGCAGCGCCCAGTCAAGGAGAAAAAATAA
- the mtnC gene encoding acireductone synthase, with amino-acid sequence MTIKAILTDIEGTTTSLSFVKDVLFPYADQHMQAFVVEHRQDPAVAQLVDDVRMEVGTANLSLADAIAQLRQWIAEDKKVTPLKAIQGLMWEEGYRKGDFTGHVYEDAVRNLLHWHDLGLKLYVYSSGSVHAQKLLFGYSDAGDLTPLFSGYFDTQIGHKREADAYRRIVDVIGLPAQEILFLSDIREELDAAQQAGLKTCCLVRENQPTDGLQHPWINNFDEMDVTAIN; translated from the coding sequence ATGACCATCAAGGCCATACTCACCGACATTGAGGGTACCACGACCAGCCTGTCATTCGTCAAGGATGTGCTGTTCCCTTATGCCGACCAGCACATGCAGGCATTTGTGGTAGAACACCGGCAAGACCCCGCAGTCGCCCAACTGGTTGATGACGTGCGCATGGAGGTCGGTACAGCCAACTTGTCGTTGGCAGATGCAATAGCGCAACTGCGGCAGTGGATTGCTGAAGACAAAAAAGTTACCCCGTTGAAGGCCATCCAGGGCTTGATGTGGGAAGAGGGCTACCGCAAGGGCGATTTCACCGGCCATGTGTATGAGGATGCTGTGCGTAACCTGTTACACTGGCACGATCTTGGGCTGAAGTTGTATGTCTATTCCTCCGGCTCGGTACATGCGCAGAAATTGCTGTTCGGCTATTCTGATGCGGGCGACCTGACACCTTTGTTCAGCGGTTATTTCGACACGCAAATTGGCCACAAACGTGAGGCGGATGCTTATCGGCGGATTGTGGATGTGATTGGCTTGCCAGCACAGGAAATCCTGTTCCTGTCTGATATTCGTGAGGAGCTGGATGCGGCACAGCAAGCAGGGCTGAAAACCTGCTGCCTTGTCCGCGAAAATCAGCCAACTGACGGCTTGCAGCACCCATGGATTAACAATTTTGATGAAATGGATGTGACGGCCATCAACTAG
- a CDS encoding 1,2-dihydroxy-3-keto-5-methylthiopentene dioxygenase: MSELKIYADDNPQQAQAYTDYDAISGLLQAQGVRFERWQANAPLTDVSTQGEVIAAYRADIDRLMAENGFQSVDVVSLTPAHPDKLALRQKFLNEHTHSEFEVRFFVDGQGLFYLHIGDKVYTVLCEKGDLISVPAGVPHWFDMGENPHFRAIRLFTNPDGWVANFTGNDIAERFPRLEN, translated from the coding sequence ATGAGCGAATTGAAGATTTATGCGGACGATAATCCGCAACAGGCGCAAGCCTATACGGATTATGATGCCATTAGCGGGCTGTTGCAGGCGCAGGGCGTGCGTTTCGAGCGCTGGCAGGCAAATGCGCCGTTGACGGATGTTTCCACCCAAGGTGAAGTGATTGCCGCTTATCGCGCTGACATCGACCGTTTGATGGCGGAAAACGGCTTTCAGAGTGTGGATGTGGTCAGCTTGACTCCAGCTCATCCCGACAAGCTTGCGCTGCGGCAGAAATTTCTTAATGAGCATACCCATTCTGAGTTTGAGGTACGTTTTTTTGTCGATGGGCAAGGCTTGTTCTACCTGCATATAGGCGATAAGGTATACACGGTGTTGTGCGAAAAAGGCGACCTGATCAGCGTACCGGCGGGGGTTCCCCATTGGTTCGATATGGGGGAAAACCCGCATTTCAGGGCTATTCGTTTGTTTACCAACCCGGACGGCTGGGTGGCTAATTTTACCGGTAACGACATCGCCGAACGTTTCCCGCGGCTGGAAAACTGA
- a CDS encoding methylthioribulose 1-phosphate dehydratase produces MSDMLQRLRDELIVAGQFFHSRGWVPATSSNFSARLGAETLLITSSGQHKGRLDAESGFLRVDLQGVSLDADKRPSAETGLHTLMYQRDPAMGCVLHTHSVNATVLSMRQSQVVLEGYEVQKAFPSVDTHDSCLVIPVFPNSQDIPALAQAVGLYLDANPQTVGYLIRGHGLYTWGVTVADAQRHVEALEFLFECYYRQLLLDR; encoded by the coding sequence ATGTCCGACATGTTGCAGCGCCTGCGTGACGAATTGATCGTTGCGGGGCAGTTTTTCCATTCCAGAGGTTGGGTTCCTGCCACCAGCAGCAATTTTTCCGCGCGTTTGGGCGCAGAAACGCTGCTGATCACCAGTTCTGGCCAGCACAAGGGCAGGCTGGATGCGGAAAGCGGTTTCCTGCGGGTGGATTTGCAGGGTGTTTCGCTGGATGCAGATAAGCGCCCATCGGCGGAAACCGGCCTTCATACCCTGATGTACCAGCGTGACCCGGCTATGGGTTGTGTGTTACATACTCATTCTGTCAATGCGACGGTGCTGTCGATGCGGCAGTCGCAAGTCGTGCTGGAAGGTTATGAGGTGCAAAAAGCTTTTCCCAGCGTGGATACCCATGACAGTTGTCTGGTTATTCCAGTGTTTCCCAACAGTCAGGATATTCCTGCTTTAGCGCAAGCAGTCGGTCTTTATCTGGATGCCAACCCGCAAACCGTTGGTTACCTGATCCGAGGGCATGGCTTGTATACGTGGGGCGTGACGGTGGCTGATGCCCAACGGCATGTTGAGGCGTTAGAATTCCTGTTCGAGTGTTATTACCGGCAGTTGTTGCTGGATAGGTAG
- a CDS encoding Hsp20/alpha crystallin family protein, producing the protein MPFRPNNRIWSEAFELLAEAERLQRQCFRPVPAQTPTWEPPVDLIETRDAVLVTIALPDVAPERVEVHINSGQLMVSGVRPLPQHMQGARIHRLELPYGRFERRIPLPTGHYELSSHAMKHGCLQLNLRKL; encoded by the coding sequence ATGCCATTTCGTCCCAACAACCGAATATGGAGTGAAGCCTTCGAGCTGCTGGCCGAGGCCGAACGCCTGCAACGCCAGTGTTTCCGCCCAGTGCCCGCACAAACGCCGACCTGGGAGCCGCCCGTCGACCTGATCGAAACCCGCGACGCGGTGCTGGTGACAATCGCCCTGCCCGACGTCGCGCCCGAACGGGTGGAAGTCCACATCAACAGCGGCCAGCTCATGGTCAGCGGCGTGCGCCCCTTGCCACAACACATGCAGGGCGCGCGCATCCACCGGCTGGAACTCCCCTACGGACGCTTCGAGCGCCGCATCCCACTCCCAACTGGCCACTACGAACTCAGCAGCCATGCCATGAAACACGGCTGCCTGCAACTGAACCTGCGCAAGCTTTGA
- the lon gene encoding endopeptidase La — MMNDTDKQTLQIPDWAETSSEEAPADDSLILTPMRNVVLFPGMAIPITIGREQSLAAAQAAVNSGRKIGLLLQSHPEVDEPQGSDLYATGTIANILRYVTTPGGAHHLVVQGEERFRVLDYVSSQPYLVARIEALPEADDSDPDIQARMRHLQEKAIETVQLLPQAPPEVTAAIQSMEGAGALADLVSNFLDISPQEKQKILETTDLRERLDKVADHVRQQLEVLKLTREIDQQTKQSMDARQREFMLRERLKAIQKELGEDDGNDAEIEELRQAIADADMPQEAAEQAQKELKRLQKMPDSSGEYSMIRTYLDWLTSLPWSKLDAENIDIAKARAVLDADHYGLDKIKKRILEYLAVRKLNPQGRSPILCFVGPPGVGKTSLGQSIAHALGLQFVRASLGGVHDEAEIRGHRRTYMGALPGNIIQELRKAGTRNPVFMLDEIDKLGGGGFHGDPASALLEVLDPAQNGTFRDNYLALPFDLSKVVFIATANVLDSIPGPLRDRMEIISLPGYTEDEKVEIAKRYLVKRQREDHGLSAEQVSMSEEALRSIVADYTREAGVRNLDREVGAVMRYATMQVAEGKAETVDIDAEDIPAILGPQRFESEVAMRTSEPGVATGMAWTPVGGDILFIETTKMPGKGRLSITGQLGDVMKESAQAALSLIKSRAKQLGISQQVFEENDIHLHVPAGAIPKDGPSAGVSIFTALVSLLTDQKVRSDVAMTGEISLRGLVLPIGGVKEKCLAALRAGIHTVLLPARNRKDWEDVPENARGQLQVVWLEKVEDVLAAALEGESYRAELKSAA, encoded by the coding sequence ATGATGAACGACACCGACAAGCAAACCCTGCAAATACCCGACTGGGCTGAAACCAGCAGCGAAGAAGCACCTGCCGATGACAGCCTGATCCTCACCCCGATGCGCAACGTGGTGCTGTTCCCCGGCATGGCGATCCCCATCACCATCGGGCGCGAACAGTCGCTGGCCGCCGCGCAGGCAGCCGTCAACAGTGGCCGCAAGATCGGCTTGCTGCTGCAAAGCCACCCCGAAGTCGACGAACCGCAAGGCAGCGACCTGTACGCTACCGGCACCATCGCCAACATCCTGCGCTACGTCACCACCCCCGGCGGCGCGCACCATCTGGTCGTGCAGGGTGAGGAACGTTTCCGCGTACTTGATTACGTCAGCAGCCAGCCCTATCTGGTCGCGCGCATCGAAGCCCTGCCCGAAGCCGACGACAGCGACCCCGACATCCAGGCGCGGATGCGGCATTTGCAGGAAAAAGCCATCGAAACCGTGCAACTGCTGCCGCAAGCGCCGCCGGAAGTCACCGCCGCCATCCAGAGCATGGAAGGGGCTGGCGCGCTGGCCGATCTGGTCAGCAATTTCCTCGACATCAGCCCGCAGGAAAAGCAGAAGATTCTGGAAACCACCGACCTGCGCGAACGCCTCGACAAGGTAGCCGACCACGTGCGCCAGCAGCTCGAAGTGCTGAAACTGACCCGCGAAATCGACCAGCAGACCAAGCAGTCGATGGACGCCCGCCAGCGCGAATTCATGCTGCGCGAACGCCTCAAGGCCATCCAGAAAGAGCTGGGCGAAGACGACGGCAACGACGCCGAAATCGAGGAACTGCGTCAGGCCATCGCCGACGCCGACATGCCGCAGGAAGCCGCCGAGCAGGCGCAAAAGGAACTCAAGCGCCTGCAAAAAATGCCGGATTCCTCGGGCGAATATTCCATGATCCGCACCTACCTCGACTGGCTGACCAGCCTGCCGTGGAGCAAGCTGGACGCGGAAAACATCGACATCGCCAAGGCGCGCGCCGTGCTCGACGCCGACCACTACGGTCTCGACAAGATCAAAAAACGTATCCTCGAATACCTCGCCGTGCGCAAGCTCAACCCGCAAGGCCGCAGCCCGATCCTGTGCTTCGTCGGCCCGCCCGGCGTCGGCAAAACCTCGCTGGGGCAAAGCATCGCCCACGCTTTGGGGCTGCAATTCGTGCGCGCCAGCCTCGGCGGCGTGCATGACGAAGCCGAAATCCGTGGCCACCGTCGCACTTATATGGGCGCGCTACCCGGCAACATCATCCAGGAACTGCGCAAGGCCGGCACCCGCAACCCGGTGTTCATGCTGGATGAAATCGACAAGCTCGGCGGTGGCGGTTTCCACGGCGACCCCGCCTCGGCGCTGCTGGAAGTGCTTGACCCGGCGCAGAACGGAACCTTCCGCGACAACTATCTGGCGCTGCCGTTCGATCTCAGCAAAGTGGTGTTCATCGCCACCGCCAACGTGCTTGATTCCATTCCGGGGCCGCTGCGCGACCGTATGGAAATCATCAGCCTGCCCGGCTACACCGAGGACGAAAAGGTCGAAATCGCCAAGCGCTATCTGGTCAAGCGCCAACGCGAAGACCACGGTTTGAGCGCAGAGCAGGTCAGCATGAGTGAGGAAGCCTTGCGCAGCATCGTCGCCGACTACACCCGTGAAGCTGGGGTGCGCAACCTCGACCGCGAAGTCGGCGCAGTCATGCGCTACGCCACCATGCAAGTCGCCGAAGGCAAGGCGGAAACAGTCGACATCGACGCGGAAGACATTCCCGCCATCCTCGGCCCGCAACGCTTCGAGAGCGAAGTGGCGATGCGCACCAGCGAACCGGGTGTTGCCACCGGCATGGCCTGGACACCGGTCGGTGGCGACATCCTTTTCATCGAAACCACCAAAATGCCCGGCAAAGGCCGCCTGAGCATTACCGGCCAACTTGGTGACGTGATGAAGGAAAGTGCCCAGGCCGCCCTTAGCCTGATCAAGTCACGCGCCAAACAACTGGGCATCAGCCAGCAGGTTTTCGAGGAAAACGACATCCACCTGCACGTCCCCGCCGGAGCGATCCCGAAGGACGGGCCAAGTGCAGGCGTTTCCATCTTCACCGCACTGGTGTCGCTGCTCACCGACCAGAAGGTGCGTAGCGATGTCGCCATGACCGGCGAAATCAGCCTGCGCGGGCTGGTGCTACCGATCGGCGGGGTGAAGGAAAAATGTCTGGCGGCGTTACGCGCTGGTATCCACACCGTGCTGCTGCCTGCCCGCAACCGCAAGGATTGGGAAGATGTGCCGGAAAATGCGCGCGGGCAGTTGCAGGTGGTGTGGCTGGAAAAGGTGGAGGATGTGCTGGCGGCGGCGCTGGAAGGGGAGAGCTATCGGGCCGAACTGAAATCAGCGGCTTGA
- a CDS encoding ATP-binding protein, with protein sequence MKKLPIGISTLANFIADGYVYVDKTPYVQMMADRGKYYFLSRPRRFGKSLLVDTLHQLFAGNETLFRGLHIHPHWDWAVQYPVISISFAEGLLESRAALERRIQQILELNQEQLGVSCRHHQDPAACFGELIRNAKAKYGRDVVVLVDEYDKPILDNITHPEVAADMRNGLRDLYSVIKGQDANIRFAFLTGVSKFSKVSLFSGLNNLEDITLDPRYSALCGYTQTELEYHFAEHLQGADMAMVRSWYNGYNWLGESVYNPFDVLLFIAKGKEFLPYWFETATPSFLVHILRKRPFYLPDLEAVRMDYKALGDFDVDRIHLETLLFQTGYLTIKEKIVDVPGSLPEYALTYPNNEVRYSLMGYLLDNYLTDTRPERSAIRQALIRNDFAALERHFRALFDNIAHQNYTNNPIASYEGYYASVMYAFLCSLSLDTRAEESSNKGRVDMTLRLPFINEAKRVYIFEFKLVDGAEGDGGALVQIKQQDYAAPYRDGQHCIFLVGMEFSAQVRNFVRFEWEEDGLQG encoded by the coding sequence ATGAAAAAGCTACCCATCGGCATCAGCACCCTCGCAAACTTCATCGCAGACGGCTACGTTTATGTGGACAAAACCCCGTATGTGCAAATGATGGCCGACAGGGGCAAATATTACTTCCTCTCACGTCCGCGCCGTTTTGGCAAGTCACTGCTGGTCGATACCTTGCATCAGTTGTTTGCAGGCAATGAAACCCTGTTTCGCGGTTTGCACATCCACCCGCACTGGGATTGGGCAGTGCAATATCCCGTCATTTCCATCAGTTTCGCCGAGGGTCTATTGGAAAGCCGTGCTGCCTTGGAACGGCGTATCCAGCAAATCCTGGAACTGAACCAAGAACAATTGGGGGTCAGTTGCCGCCACCATCAAGACCCTGCCGCCTGCTTCGGTGAACTGATCCGCAATGCCAAAGCCAAATACGGGCGCGACGTGGTGGTGTTGGTGGATGAATACGACAAGCCCATCCTTGACAATATCACCCATCCAGAGGTTGCGGCTGACATGCGCAACGGGCTACGCGACCTATATTCGGTGATCAAGGGGCAGGATGCCAATATCCGCTTTGCCTTCCTCACCGGGGTCAGCAAGTTTTCCAAGGTCTCACTGTTCAGCGGCCTGAACAACCTGGAAGACATCACCCTTGACCCGCGTTATAGCGCCCTATGTGGTTATACCCAAACCGAACTGGAATACCATTTTGCTGAACATCTGCAAGGCGCAGACATGGCAATGGTGCGGTCATGGTACAACGGCTACAACTGGCTGGGGGAAAGTGTTTACAACCCGTTTGATGTACTGCTGTTTATTGCCAAAGGGAAAGAATTTCTGCCGTATTGGTTTGAAACCGCCACCCCGTCATTCTTAGTGCATATTTTGCGCAAACGCCCTTTCTATTTGCCCGACCTCGAAGCCGTGCGCATGGATTATAAAGCTTTGGGGGATTTTGACGTTGACCGTATCCATCTGGAAACCTTGTTATTCCAGACGGGCTATTTGACCATCAAGGAAAAAATTGTGGATGTGCCGGGCAGTTTGCCGGAATACGCGCTAACTTACCCCAACAATGAAGTGCGTTACAGCCTGATGGGTTATTTGCTGGATAACTACCTCACCGATACCCGCCCGGAACGCAGCGCCATTCGCCAGGCCCTGATCCGTAATGATTTTGCCGCGCTGGAACGGCATTTCCGCGCCCTGTTCGACAATATTGCCCACCAGAATTACACCAACAACCCGATAGCCAGCTATGAAGGTTATTATGCCTCCGTGATGTACGCTTTCCTGTGTTCCCTCAGCCTGGACACACGCGCCGAGGAAAGCAGCAATAAGGGGCGGGTGGATATGACCTTGCGCTTACCCTTTATCAACGAGGCAAAGCGGGTGTATATCTTTGAATTCAAGCTGGTGGATGGTGCGGAAGGCGATGGCGGCGCACTGGTGCAGATCAAGCAGCAGGATTACGCCGCGCCTTACCGCGATGGGCAGCACTGTATCTTTTTGGTGGGGATGGAGTTTAGTGCGCAGGTGCGAAATTTTGTGCGGTTTGAGTGGGAGGAGGATGGCCTGCAAGGGTGA
- a CDS encoding response regulator, translating into MRILIVDDHPIFREALGSLLERFYPGAAVFEVGSVEEAVGVLTQYVQFDLIMLDVFLPGDDGATGLALIREKTPQTPVVIMSGADDADIAHKLIEQGARGYIAKSAGAGEVKNALHLILAGEIYISPSLLAGNGNRIVVAPEDEAAAAEPEVDDLPGVASLTPRQQAVLRLMAKGLPNKSIARELHCSDGTVKLHVSAILRALHVRNRTEAVLAASRLGAN; encoded by the coding sequence ATGCGTATTTTGATTGTGGATGACCATCCAATATTCCGTGAGGCGTTGGGCAGTTTGCTGGAGCGATTTTATCCCGGTGCAGCCGTGTTTGAAGTGGGTTCAGTGGAGGAAGCTGTAGGTGTCCTGACCCAATATGTGCAATTCGATCTGATTATGCTGGATGTCTTTTTGCCGGGTGACGATGGTGCAACGGGGCTTGCCCTGATTCGTGAAAAGACGCCGCAAACGCCCGTTGTCATCATGTCGGGTGCGGATGATGCCGATATTGCCCACAAACTAATTGAGCAGGGCGCGCGCGGCTATATCGCCAAATCTGCCGGGGCAGGGGAGGTGAAAAATGCATTGCACCTGATTCTGGCAGGCGAAATCTACATTTCCCCTTCCCTGCTGGCTGGAAATGGAAACCGGATTGTCGTTGCACCGGAAGATGAAGCCGCAGCAGCAGAGCCAGAAGTTGACGATTTGCCGGGAGTAGCGAGTCTGACACCACGCCAGCAGGCGGTTTTGCGGTTGATGGCCAAAGGTCTACCCAATAAGTCTATTGCCAGGGAACTTCACTGCTCGGATGGTACTGTCAAGTTGCATGTCAGCGCGATTTTGCGGGCGTTACATGTGCGTAATCGCACCGAGGCGGTGCTGGCGGCTTCCCGATTGGGAGCAAACTAG
- a CDS encoding lipoprotein, with amino-acid sequence MKRVNREIFTICLTAVLSGCSAYYPISVDESNIKQRLEKSEFQGIPVAETQYQAMENMKTYADWYLLKSNDLKKASFRFSDGSLGMTIAGLAAGFADKPKGAAEAIFLSNMLDIPSSRYQIEVQSTNYEKASDAMLCMYQSLKPTMSKKLQKENNFNEWLDVPDVSFLNKKINDVKQKLRNVQNSVTLAKPDIAKIESAIMEKLTKKSGGRSISDEKARSEFESDLEKCIAEF; translated from the coding sequence ATGAAACGTGTTAATCGAGAAATCTTTACTATTTGCTTAACTGCTGTCTTATCGGGGTGTTCTGCCTACTATCCTATTTCTGTTGACGAATCAAATATTAAACAGAGACTCGAGAAGTCTGAATTTCAAGGGATTCCCGTTGCTGAAACACAATATCAAGCAATGGAAAATATGAAAACATATGCAGATTGGTACTTGTTAAAATCAAATGACTTAAAAAAAGCATCTTTCAGATTTAGTGATGGCAGTTTGGGAATGACAATTGCAGGGTTGGCTGCTGGCTTTGCAGATAAACCAAAGGGTGCGGCAGAGGCAATTTTCTTAAGTAATATGTTAGATATTCCAAGTTCACGTTATCAAATTGAAGTACAGTCAACCAACTATGAAAAAGCATCAGATGCCATGTTGTGCATGTATCAGTCCCTGAAACCAACAATGTCTAAAAAGTTACAAAAAGAAAATAATTTTAATGAGTGGCTTGATGTGCCAGATGTGAGCTTTTTAAATAAAAAAATTAACGATGTTAAGCAAAAGTTAAGAAATGTACAAAACTCGGTCACATTAGCCAAGCCTGATATTGCAAAAATTGAATCTGCCATAATGGAAAAGTTAACTAAAAAATCAGGTGGCAGGAGTATAAGTGATGAGAAAGCAAGATCTGAATTTGAATCTGATCTTGAAAAGTGCATTGCAGAATTTTAA
- a CDS encoding clostripain-related cysteine peptidase: protein MAEWTIMIFMNGDNDLERWAVMDFNEIAKVDFGSMVNVVVQFDRIGDYISTNPQWTGCLRFKMFKGIEPLPTFAVQNMGELNMGSGKVLGDFVQWSRQNYPAKHYMLDVWNHGQGWRLATDTGISVSGRYKYISSDSTQGDIMYNRELQDSLFNVLKGEKLDVIGFDACLMATIETGFAMRNIAHVMVASEEIEPLSGWRYNHWLQLLVDDPSMDAVALGKMLVDSYRNTSEHDEEFRATFAMTLSAIQLSKMNDLAFVVHDLSEEMIRHLKKDILNIQKARASCYKYAMGEADVHSIDLSKFCENLQNTTSFLIIKKKAKLVCKLIDLLIIDNYASKYLQGDFGSKGIAIYFPETHALFLQDKYSTGYLNGNPEYPVEFVDKFKWDDFLQSYYSVLEEV, encoded by the coding sequence ATGGCAGAATGGACTATAATGATATTCATGAATGGTGATAATGACTTAGAAAGATGGGCTGTAATGGATTTTAATGAAATCGCTAAAGTTGATTTTGGCAGCATGGTTAATGTCGTTGTTCAGTTTGACAGGATAGGCGATTATATATCAACAAATCCTCAATGGACAGGATGTTTGCGCTTTAAAATGTTCAAGGGAATAGAGCCACTTCCAACGTTTGCTGTTCAAAATATGGGTGAGTTAAATATGGGGAGTGGTAAGGTACTTGGTGACTTTGTTCAGTGGAGTAGGCAAAATTACCCTGCAAAGCATTATATGCTGGATGTTTGGAATCATGGTCAAGGTTGGCGTCTGGCCACAGATACAGGGATCTCAGTGTCAGGAAGGTATAAGTACATCTCTTCCGATTCCACTCAAGGTGATATAATGTATAATCGTGAACTTCAAGATAGCCTATTCAATGTGTTAAAAGGTGAAAAGTTAGATGTTATAGGCTTTGATGCCTGCTTAATGGCAACGATAGAAACCGGTTTTGCGATGCGAAATATTGCGCATGTGATGGTGGCAAGTGAGGAAATAGAGCCTCTTTCTGGTTGGCGTTATAATCATTGGCTGCAACTGTTGGTTGATGACCCATCAATGGATGCGGTAGCGCTGGGAAAAATGTTAGTGGACTCATACAGAAATACATCTGAACATGATGAGGAGTTTCGCGCAACATTTGCAATGACACTTTCCGCAATACAGCTTTCTAAAATGAATGATTTGGCATTTGTGGTTCATGATCTTTCGGAGGAAATGATTCGCCATTTAAAGAAAGATATATTGAATATTCAAAAGGCTCGTGCAAGTTGTTATAAATATGCAATGGGGGAGGCTGATGTACATAGTATTGATTTGTCGAAATTTTGTGAGAATTTACAAAACACCACGAGTTTTTTGATAATTAAGAAAAAAGCCAAATTGGTTTGTAAATTGATCGACTTGTTGATAATTGATAATTATGCATCGAAGTATTTGCAAGGTGATTTTGGTTCAAAGGGAATTGCCATTTATTTCCCTGAAACCCATGCCTTGTTTTTGCAAGATAAATATAGTACAGGATATTTAAATGGCAATCCTGAGTATCCCGTTGAGTTTGTGGATAAATTTAAATGGGATGATTTTTTACAAAGCTATTATTCTGTGCTTGAAGAAGTGTAG